In the Clostridium beijerinckii genome, one interval contains:
- a CDS encoding epoxyqueuosine reductase QueH: MNKINYQKELDYLIENLVKNEEVPTLLLHSCCAPCSSYVLEYLSQYFKITIFFYNPNIYPMEEYTRRVAEQKGLISEMKVKNEIRFIEGKYDTESFYKLTKGLEEEKEGGVRCFNCYELRLNEAAIMAKEKGYDYFTTTLSISPHKNSAKLNEIGKSLSEEHDVKYLYSDFKKKEGYKRSIELSKQYKLYRQDYCGCVFSKNERMNDHNEKNK; encoded by the coding sequence ATGAATAAAATTAATTATCAAAAGGAATTAGATTACTTAATTGAAAATTTGGTAAAAAATGAAGAGGTTCCAACTTTACTGCTTCATAGTTGCTGTGCACCTTGCAGCAGCTATGTGTTGGAATATTTGTCACAATATTTTAAGATAACTATCTTCTTTTATAATCCTAATATATACCCAATGGAGGAGTATACTAGAAGAGTTGCGGAACAAAAGGGTCTTATATCAGAAATGAAAGTCAAAAATGAAATAAGATTTATTGAAGGAAAATATGATACGGAAAGTTTTTATAAGTTAACTAAAGGTTTGGAAGAGGAAAAAGAAGGTGGAGTTAGATGTTTTAATTGTTATGAATTAAGACTTAATGAAGCTGCCATAATGGCCAAGGAAAAAGGTTATGACTATTTTACAACAACATTATCTATAAGCCCTCATAAAAATTCTGCTAAATTAAACGAAATTGGTAAAAGTTTATCTGAAGAACATGATGTAAAATATTTATATTCTGACTTTAAGAAGAAAGAAGGGTATAAACGTTCTATAGAGCTTTCTAAACAATATAAATTATATAGGCAAGATTATTGTGGATGCGTATTTTCTAAAAATGAAAGAATGAACGATCATAATGAAAAAAATAAGTAA
- a CDS encoding DUF3867 domain-containing protein — MSDKIIDFNELKNKVKDKDIDKFEDYIYSMYYKLAEGKMNMSDFSKNILAYMEENNISQDKLINIQKKFLERYGVDPSLIQGQFKIPGFDTGGSNLDYQTIKKTMGFQEKYKSRISNKTMSEYFIKNEKNDLKVLLENLDVILVSEKSIDLNDNELNEFLCSYKKVIEDKKINIVICENVKNYEY; from the coding sequence GTGTCTGATAAAATTATAGATTTTAATGAATTAAAAAATAAGGTCAAAGATAAAGACATAGATAAATTCGAAGATTATATTTATTCTATGTATTATAAACTGGCTGAGGGCAAAATGAATATGTCTGATTTCTCCAAAAATATATTAGCTTACATGGAAGAAAATAATATATCACAAGATAAATTAATAAATATACAAAAAAAGTTTCTAGAAAGATATGGAGTAGATCCTTCTTTAATTCAGGGGCAATTTAAAATACCTGGATTTGATACGGGTGGAAGCAACTTAGACTATCAGACTATTAAAAAGACAATGGGGTTTCAGGAAAAATATAAAAGTAGAATATCTAATAAAACAATGTCAGAATATTTCATAAAAAACGAGAAAAATGATTTGAAAGTACTTCTAGAGAATTTAGATGTTATATTAGTTAGTGAGAAAAGTATAGACTTAAATGATAATGAGTTAAATGAATTTTTATGCTCATATAAAAAAGTAATAGAGGATAAGAAAATAAATATAGTAATATGTGAAAATGTAAAAAATTACGAATATTAA
- a CDS encoding alpha/beta hydrolase, whose protein sequence is MKKFFKRFFLILFIVLFIFSLFFYKRIILSYRIADKYISLKNHAWTIQEFNTQKSSSSMNYKDVIYKNTNGIPLKLDIYGPINQVYKSSPVLVYVHGGSWAYGDKNIPDALSPVLDTFREQGYTIISTSYELMKEKENFTKQISDVKDTIRWINKNQYSYNLNTSEIGIIGVSSGAHLSLMASYSGDDEFIDDGDLSNYSSKVKYLIDFAGPTDLSLLNTQDLNYDLTKIFASISNKEEVIKKYNPINYVSKSNPNTLIIHSDSDNMVPYESSKELYDKCVQEHSKAKLITLNSSAHDLSNISKDDIMDFSEGLLKFIIFNSPL, encoded by the coding sequence ATGAAGAAGTTTTTTAAAAGATTTTTCTTAATTTTATTTATTGTACTTTTTATTTTTAGTTTATTTTTCTACAAAAGAATTATATTATCATACAGAATTGCTGATAAATATATTTCTTTAAAAAATCACGCATGGACAATACAAGAATTTAACACTCAAAAATCATCAAGTTCAATGAATTACAAAGATGTTATTTATAAAAATACTAATGGTATTCCCTTGAAATTAGATATTTACGGCCCAATAAATCAAGTATATAAATCTTCACCAGTACTTGTATATGTTCATGGTGGAAGCTGGGCTTATGGCGATAAAAATATTCCTGATGCATTAAGTCCGGTACTAGATACTTTTAGAGAACAAGGTTATACAATCATAAGTACTTCCTATGAACTTATGAAAGAAAAAGAAAATTTCACCAAGCAAATTTCTGATGTTAAAGATACTATAAGGTGGATAAATAAGAATCAATATTCCTATAATCTTAATACAAGTGAAATAGGCATCATTGGTGTTTCATCTGGTGCGCATCTTTCTCTTATGGCAAGTTATAGTGGTGATGATGAGTTTATAGATGATGGAGATTTAAGTAATTATTCTTCAAAGGTAAAATACTTAATCGATTTTGCAGGACCAACTGATTTAAGTCTACTAAATACTCAAGATTTAAATTATGATTTAACAAAAATTTTTGCTTCTATTTCAAATAAAGAAGAAGTAATAAAAAAATATAATCCTATAAACTATGTAAGCAAATCGAATCCAAATACTTTGATAATTCATAGTGATTCAGATAATATGGTTCCTTATGAAAGCTCAAAGGAACTTTACGATAAATGTGTTCAGGAGCACTCAAAAGCCAAGCTGATTACATTAAATAGCAGTGCTCACGATTTATCAAATATCTCTAAAGATGATATTATGGACTTTTCTGAAGGATTACTTAAATTTATAATTTTCAATTCACCTTTATAG
- a CDS encoding DUF6414 family protein, with product MSNPFGILVYLDEILVRNLSSLVLTGFIETITRTQAFDRTLSAGFHEGDRIENSNQGSVTRIERKGFKDKNELDANNNFEHHHIDKEIDARQCVREERQVKTTYTTFVLNGSLINYFNENKQLQHKNEKDIENNNIYPGDLIEIEGTITNKSIMSYIETLINLITIFGAEYLDDLTKECNVKINFSMCLKMLTYMKSILESNNTTDLIMKCGNGTIILNVNKDNFMNNKFNIFDNINCPCRVIGKVIKTCTEEQDSISLLRKTGQEQFYEKFFEQFTPLIECLEKNNIFVPECPDLRINDCAIQIMPLNIYM from the coding sequence ATGAGCAATCCTTTTGGTATACTTGTTTATTTAGATGAAATTTTAGTTAGAAATTTATCCTCTTTAGTGTTAACTGGATTCATAGAAACAATAACTAGAACTCAAGCTTTTGATAGAACATTATCAGCAGGGTTTCATGAGGGAGATAGAATAGAAAATTCTAATCAAGGAAGTGTTACAAGAATTGAGAGAAAAGGATTTAAGGATAAAAATGAATTAGATGCTAATAATAATTTTGAGCATCATCATATTGATAAAGAAATAGATGCAAGGCAATGCGTAAGAGAGGAAAGACAAGTTAAGACTACTTATACTACATTCGTATTAAATGGAAGTTTAATTAACTACTTTAATGAAAATAAACAGTTGCAGCATAAAAATGAAAAAGATATAGAAAATAATAATATATATCCAGGAGATCTAATTGAGATTGAAGGAACAATTACAAATAAAAGCATTATGTCTTATATTGAAACTCTAATTAATTTGATAACAATATTTGGAGCAGAATACTTGGATGATCTAACTAAAGAATGTAATGTGAAAATAAATTTTTCAATGTGCTTAAAAATGCTGACTTATATGAAAAGTATTTTAGAAAGTAATAACACTACAGATTTAATTATGAAATGTGGAAATGGAACAATAATACTAAACGTCAATAAAGATAATTTCATGAATAATAAATTTAATATATTTGATAATATAAATTGTCCGTGTAGGGTCATAGGAAAAGTAATAAAAACGTGCACTGAAGAACAAGATTCTATAAGTTTACTTAGAAAAACTGGCCAAGAACAGTTTTATGAAAAGTTTTTTGAGCAATTTACTCCTCTTATAGAGTGTTTAGAGAAAAATAATATTTTTGTACCAGAGTGCCCAGATTTAAGAATTAATGATTGCGCAATCCAAATAATGCCATTAAACATTTACATGTAA